One genomic segment of Burkholderia pyrrocinia includes these proteins:
- a CDS encoding MFS family transporter, with protein sequence MDVQTDQAALSAHDTRRRVFAIVGASSGNLVEWFDFYIYSFCALYFAPAFFPSGNTTTQLLNTAGVFAAGFLMRPIGGWLFGRIADRHGRRAAMMISVLMMCGGSLVIAVLPTYAQIGALAPALLLVARLFQGLSVGGEYGTSATYMSEVALKGRRGFFASFQYVTLIGGQLCALLVLVILQQTLSADELKAWGWRIPFVVGAAAALISLYLRKSLDETSTSASRDKKDAGTIRGVWQHKGAFFTVVGFTAGGSLIFYTFTTYMQKYLVNTAGMHAKTASNVMTVALLVYMLIQPVFGALSDRIGRRTSMILFGSFAVIGTVPLMHALKDVTSPVAAFVLITVALAIVSFYTSISGLIKAEMFPPEVRAMGVGLSYAVANAIFGGSAEYVALWFKSVGSEETFYWYVTVLCAISLIVSWRMRDPSKEGYLRHEP encoded by the coding sequence ATGGACGTCCAGACCGACCAAGCTGCGCTGTCCGCGCATGACACCCGGCGGCGCGTGTTCGCCATCGTCGGCGCCTCATCGGGCAACCTCGTCGAGTGGTTCGACTTCTACATCTACTCGTTCTGCGCGCTGTACTTCGCGCCGGCGTTCTTCCCGAGCGGCAACACGACGACGCAGCTGCTGAACACGGCCGGCGTGTTCGCGGCCGGCTTCCTGATGCGTCCGATCGGCGGCTGGCTGTTCGGCCGCATCGCCGACCGTCACGGCCGGCGCGCCGCGATGATGATCTCGGTGCTGATGATGTGCGGCGGCTCGCTCGTGATCGCGGTGCTGCCGACCTACGCGCAGATCGGCGCGCTCGCGCCGGCGCTGCTGCTGGTCGCGCGGCTGTTCCAGGGGCTGTCGGTGGGCGGCGAATACGGCACGAGCGCGACCTACATGAGCGAGGTCGCGCTGAAGGGCCGGCGCGGCTTCTTCGCGTCGTTCCAGTACGTGACGCTGATCGGCGGCCAGCTGTGTGCGCTGCTCGTGCTCGTGATCCTGCAGCAGACGCTGTCGGCTGACGAACTGAAGGCGTGGGGCTGGCGCATTCCGTTCGTCGTCGGCGCGGCGGCCGCGCTGATTTCGCTGTACCTGCGGAAATCGCTCGACGAGACGTCGACCAGCGCGTCGCGCGACAAGAAGGACGCCGGCACGATCCGCGGCGTATGGCAGCACAAGGGTGCGTTCTTCACGGTGGTCGGCTTCACGGCCGGCGGCTCGCTGATCTTCTACACGTTCACGACGTACATGCAGAAGTACCTCGTGAACACGGCCGGCATGCACGCGAAGACGGCCAGCAACGTGATGACTGTCGCGCTGCTCGTCTACATGCTGATCCAGCCGGTGTTCGGCGCGCTGTCCGACAGGATCGGCCGCCGCACGTCGATGATCCTGTTCGGCTCGTTCGCGGTGATCGGCACGGTGCCGCTGATGCATGCGCTGAAGGACGTGACGAGCCCGGTAGCCGCGTTCGTGCTGATCACGGTCGCGCTCGCGATCGTCAGCTTCTACACGTCGATCAGCGGCCTCATCAAGGCCGAGATGTTCCCGCCGGAAGTGCGTGCGATGGGCGTCGGCCTGTCGTACGCGGTCGCGAATGCGATCTTCGGCGGCTCGGCCGAGTATGTTGCACTGTGGTTCAAGTCGGTCGGCAGCGAGGAAACCTTCTACTGGTACGTGACCGTGCTGTGCGCGATCTCGCTGATCGTGTCGTGGCGGATGCGCGATCCGAGCAAGGAAGGGTATTTGCGTCACGAACCGTGA
- a CDS encoding GLUG motif-containing protein, whose product MNKTYSLIWNDAQGAWQVAGERVRRHGKSATRARVVAVLALLAGGVATSAHALPTGEKIVSGTADIHRYDNGQQMSINQHSDKLVTDWQTFNIDKGERVTFNQPSAASIALNRVVGQDGSAIHGNLDASGRVFLVNPNGILFSKSAQVNVGGLVATTLDIRNDDFEAGRFRFSGQSPSEVQNFGNLVAGEGGAIALLGAKVINKGIVQAQMGTVALGAGSDATLNFDGSKLLSVQIDQGIVNALVSNEQLLRADGGQVLMSAKTADTLLRTVVNNQGVIEARTLRNAAGRISLDGHDAGTVNVAGVLNASATTPGNGGTVETRGADVKVALGAMVDTRATNGRVGTWRIASSDVSVKAGANQPGTIVADTLSRNLATTDVELVAERGQLSVDGPVTWAGGNRLTLASRQGDVSVNGALRATGANARVAIDAKKSVRIAAPIALTGANALLTLDYGVAHSLSGGAAVTLSGAGAGFESNGYRYTVIQNLQQLQAVNANLGGLYVLGNDIAGSYYGSTLKTIGSGASFAGVFDGLGNTISNLTIASSDAYAGLFGRNTGTLANLSLKSLRVSAAAGVGPVAIGGLVGENAGKISNVTATGMQVSAGASRSNALGGLVGINSGELSRASFSGSVTGNGMSDAIGGLVGENRREQQAGIVVDSESNATVFGGASNRASIGGLVGVNRGGEILRSTSRGTTSGAYLAGVNVGGLVGANLLGKIVDGSALGRVTGGSSGTAGGFVGNNTGTITGSSASGVVDGRYAQAVGGFVGQNQGKVTDSRALSAVSSASAGSTGGFVGINLGDNAFIDMAEAHGAVTGGQGANGGFVGSHLGGRIAHAVARGKTTGGSYSKTGGFVGSNEAELADADASGDVSAGTGASVGGFAGANTRFGTIQVASATGNVTGGWSSTVGGFAGENLGTLRYVSASGTVGAGYCATLGGLVGLNAGLVEHSAASGRVNGSSNQTFGGLVGVNRSIFRYSVASGDAALQKIAGVNLGVIE is encoded by the coding sequence GTGAACAAGACCTACTCTTTGATATGGAACGATGCGCAAGGCGCCTGGCAGGTCGCCGGCGAACGGGTACGCCGGCACGGCAAGTCCGCGACGCGTGCGCGTGTCGTCGCGGTGCTGGCACTGCTCGCCGGCGGCGTGGCGACATCAGCGCATGCGCTGCCCACGGGCGAGAAGATCGTGTCCGGGACAGCCGACATTCATCGCTACGACAACGGGCAGCAGATGTCGATCAACCAGCATAGCGACAAGCTGGTGACGGACTGGCAAACGTTCAACATCGACAAAGGGGAGCGCGTCACGTTCAACCAGCCGTCCGCGGCGTCGATCGCGCTGAACCGGGTCGTCGGCCAGGACGGCAGCGCAATCCACGGCAATCTCGATGCGAGCGGCCGCGTGTTCCTCGTCAATCCGAACGGGATCCTGTTCAGCAAGAGCGCGCAGGTCAATGTCGGCGGCCTGGTGGCGACGACGCTGGATATCAGGAACGACGACTTCGAGGCAGGCCGCTTCCGGTTTTCCGGCCAGTCGCCGAGCGAAGTGCAGAACTTCGGCAATCTCGTGGCGGGCGAAGGCGGCGCGATCGCGCTGCTCGGCGCGAAAGTCATCAACAAGGGGATCGTCCAGGCGCAGATGGGCACCGTCGCGCTGGGCGCGGGCAGCGACGCCACGCTGAACTTCGACGGCAGCAAGCTGCTCAGCGTGCAGATCGACCAGGGCATCGTCAACGCGCTGGTCAGCAACGAGCAGTTGCTGAGGGCCGACGGCGGGCAGGTGCTGATGAGCGCGAAGACCGCCGATACGCTGCTGCGCACGGTGGTCAACAACCAGGGCGTCATCGAAGCGCGCACGCTCAGGAATGCCGCGGGCCGGATCTCGCTGGACGGTCACGACGCCGGCACCGTCAACGTCGCGGGTGTGCTGAACGCGAGCGCGACGACGCCGGGCAACGGCGGCACGGTTGAAACGCGCGGCGCCGACGTGAAGGTGGCGCTCGGCGCGATGGTCGACACGCGCGCGACCAACGGGCGCGTCGGCACCTGGCGCATCGCATCGTCCGACGTGTCGGTCAAGGCCGGTGCGAACCAGCCGGGCACGATCGTGGCCGACACGCTGTCGCGCAATCTCGCGACCACCGATGTCGAACTGGTCGCCGAACGCGGGCAGCTTTCGGTCGACGGGCCGGTGACCTGGGCCGGTGGCAACCGGTTGACGCTGGCCAGCCGGCAGGGCGATGTGTCGGTCAACGGCGCGCTGCGCGCGACGGGCGCGAATGCGCGAGTGGCCATCGACGCGAAGAAGAGCGTGCGGATCGCGGCCCCGATTGCGCTGACCGGCGCGAACGCGCTGCTGACGCTCGACTACGGCGTCGCGCACTCGCTCTCCGGCGGCGCGGCCGTGACGCTGTCGGGGGCCGGCGCCGGTTTCGAATCGAACGGCTATCGCTATACCGTGATCCAGAATCTGCAGCAGTTGCAGGCCGTCAATGCGAATCTCGGCGGGCTGTACGTGCTCGGCAACGACATCGCCGGTTCCTATTACGGCTCCACGCTCAAGACGATCGGTTCGGGTGCGTCGTTCGCCGGCGTGTTCGACGGCCTCGGCAACACGATCAGCAACCTTACCATCGCGAGCAGCGATGCGTATGCCGGGCTGTTCGGCCGCAACACCGGCACGCTCGCCAACCTCAGCCTGAAGTCGTTGCGTGTCAGCGCTGCGGCGGGCGTCGGTCCGGTGGCCATCGGCGGGCTGGTGGGCGAAAACGCGGGCAAGATCTCGAACGTGACCGCGACGGGCATGCAGGTGAGTGCCGGCGCCAGCCGCAGCAATGCGCTGGGGGGGCTGGTCGGCATCAATAGCGGCGAGCTTTCCCGGGCATCGTTTTCGGGATCGGTAACGGGCAACGGCATGTCGGACGCCATCGGCGGTCTGGTCGGAGAGAACCGTCGGGAGCAGCAGGCCGGCATCGTGGTCGACAGCGAGTCCAACGCGACCGTATTCGGCGGCGCATCGAACCGCGCGTCGATCGGCGGTCTCGTCGGCGTGAACCGGGGCGGTGAAATCCTGCGCTCGACGAGCCGCGGCACCACTTCCGGCGCGTATCTCGCCGGCGTGAACGTCGGCGGGCTCGTGGGGGCGAACCTGCTCGGCAAGATCGTCGACGGATCGGCGCTGGGGCGTGTGACGGGCGGCTCGAGCGGCACGGCAGGCGGGTTCGTCGGCAACAACACCGGAACGATCACCGGTTCGAGCGCGAGCGGTGTCGTGGATGGTCGATACGCGCAGGCAGTCGGCGGCTTCGTCGGGCAGAACCAGGGCAAGGTGACCGACAGCCGGGCGCTGAGCGCCGTCTCGAGCGCATCGGCAGGTTCGACGGGTGGTTTCGTCGGCATCAACCTCGGCGACAACGCGTTCATCGACATGGCGGAAGCACATGGCGCGGTAACGGGCGGCCAGGGCGCGAATGGCGGTTTCGTCGGCAGTCATCTCGGCGGCCGGATTGCTCACGCGGTCGCACGCGGCAAGACGACGGGCGGCAGCTACAGCAAGACGGGCGGCTTCGTTGGCAGCAACGAGGCCGAATTGGCCGACGCAGACGCGAGCGGCGACGTGTCGGCCGGCACCGGTGCGTCGGTGGGCGGGTTCGCCGGCGCGAACACGCGGTTCGGCACGATCCAGGTCGCGTCGGCCACCGGTAACGTGACGGGCGGCTGGTCGAGCACGGTTGGCGGGTTCGCAGGCGAAAACCTCGGCACGCTGCGCTACGTATCGGCGTCGGGGACGGTCGGCGCCGGCTACTGCGCGACGCTCGGCGGCCTGGTCGGCCTGAACGCGGGACTCGTCGAGCACTCTGCCGCAAGCGGGCGAGTCAACGGATCGTCGAACCAGACCTTCGGCGGCCTCGTCGGCGTCAACCGGAGCATCTTCCGCTACAGCGTCGCATCCGGCGACGCTGCGCTGCAGAAGATTGCCGGCGTCAATCTCGGTGTGATCGAGTAA
- a CDS encoding fimbria/pilus periplasmic chaperone yields MIGTRFVYPGEARALTIFARNGGDAPILVQAWLDDGDANADPSRLRVPFVVAPPLARLDPGQPLSIRVQSIGGGLAADRESCFWINLLEVPPAAPAGDHALRIAYRLRMKLLVRPPGLDGDPDDAPNRLAWTHAGTKAASSIVALNPTPYYVTLTRLLLNGERAVPANTVTDVAPFGRVEIPIGTQAGAGPGEIVFDAVDDSGATHEYRARLAPP; encoded by the coding sequence GTGATCGGTACCCGCTTCGTTTATCCGGGCGAGGCGCGCGCACTGACGATCTTCGCGCGCAACGGCGGGGACGCCCCCATTCTCGTCCAGGCCTGGCTCGACGATGGCGATGCGAACGCCGATCCGAGCCGCCTGCGCGTGCCGTTCGTCGTCGCGCCGCCGCTCGCCCGACTCGATCCGGGGCAGCCGCTGTCGATCCGCGTGCAGTCGATTGGCGGCGGTCTCGCCGCGGACCGGGAATCCTGTTTCTGGATCAACTTGCTCGAAGTGCCGCCGGCCGCGCCGGCGGGCGACCACGCGCTGCGCATCGCGTACCGGCTCAGGATGAAGCTGCTGGTTCGGCCACCCGGTCTCGATGGCGATCCGGACGACGCACCGAACCGGCTCGCATGGACGCACGCCGGCACGAAGGCAGCGTCGTCGATCGTCGCGCTCAATCCCACGCCGTACTACGTGACGCTGACGCGCCTGTTGCTGAACGGCGAGCGTGCGGTGCCGGCGAACACGGTGACGGATGTCGCGCCGTTCGGCCGGGTCGAGATCCCGATCGGCACGCAGGCCGGCGCGGGTCCGGGCGAGATCGTGTTCGACGCCGTCGACGACAGCGGCGCAACGCATGAATACCGGGCGCGGCTCGCGCCGCCGTGA
- a CDS encoding fimbrial biogenesis chaperone, producing MTLSIRYPYLQVVAGVMAWAACATLAQAALLLDGTRVIFPERARDVTVRMENSGTEPVLAQSWIDDGRADVPPEQMRTPFVVAPTLVRVEAGRGAVLRITNMQAQLPVDRESVFWLNVLEVPTVQKDADNQLRFAFRTRIKMFYRPSSLANDVETAQEKLVWKASADASHAGGRQISLEVSNPTPYYVSFGMVEGDIGGTFIPAGGGMVAPFGSQRFPLQGAAALSHRPTAVRFVTIDDYGGQSTITKKLTD from the coding sequence ATGACCTTGTCAATTCGTTATCCTTATTTACAAGTCGTGGCCGGTGTCATGGCGTGGGCCGCCTGCGCCACGCTGGCGCAGGCGGCGCTTTTGCTGGACGGTACCCGGGTGATTTTCCCCGAGCGTGCTCGCGACGTGACGGTCCGGATGGAAAATTCCGGCACCGAACCCGTACTCGCGCAGAGCTGGATCGACGACGGTCGCGCCGACGTTCCGCCCGAACAGATGCGCACGCCATTCGTAGTTGCGCCGACACTGGTGCGCGTCGAAGCAGGGAGGGGCGCCGTGCTGCGCATTACGAACATGCAGGCGCAGTTGCCCGTCGACCGTGAATCGGTGTTCTGGCTGAATGTGCTCGAGGTGCCGACGGTACAGAAAGACGCGGACAATCAGCTGCGCTTCGCCTTCCGAACCCGCATCAAGATGTTTTACCGGCCCTCGTCGCTCGCGAACGACGTCGAAACGGCGCAGGAAAAACTGGTGTGGAAGGCGTCTGCCGATGCGTCGCACGCGGGCGGACGGCAGATATCGCTCGAGGTTTCCAATCCGACGCCGTATTACGTTTCGTTCGGGATGGTCGAGGGCGACATCGGCGGCACGTTCATCCCGGCCGGTGGGGGGATGGTCGCACCGTTCGGCTCCCAGCGCTTCCCGTTGCAGGGCGCCGCCGCGCTGTCGCATCGCCCGACGGCCGTGCGCTTCGTGACCATCGACGACTACGGCGGGCAAAGCACGATAACCAAAAAATTGACCGACTGA
- a CDS encoding fimbrial protein, with protein sequence MKMNLLRGFVAAGIASVALVPSVSHAFHGQLDFNGSISDVTCNINGEAPGPGNRKEVPLGHSISPSTFDKIGATSTPVTFNLAIGGNTGCTNGTKVVIEFDPVSVNINPATGNLKLIGTKPAEGVEIQISDAGNGKAGKIMLGKPQNLADAQVATVANNAATLTYTASYVSTAAPDAIKTGSGNSFIRYMLAYH encoded by the coding sequence ATGAAAATGAATCTGCTTCGGGGTTTCGTTGCAGCGGGTATCGCGAGTGTCGCACTGGTGCCGTCGGTTTCCCACGCGTTCCACGGCCAGCTCGATTTCAACGGCAGCATCTCCGACGTCACCTGCAACATCAATGGCGAGGCACCTGGCCCCGGCAACCGGAAAGAGGTGCCACTCGGCCACAGCATCAGCCCGAGCACCTTCGACAAGATCGGTGCGACGTCGACGCCTGTCACGTTCAACCTGGCTATCGGCGGCAATACGGGCTGTACCAACGGCACGAAGGTCGTGATCGAATTCGATCCGGTGTCGGTGAACATCAATCCCGCGACGGGCAACCTGAAGCTCATCGGCACCAAGCCGGCGGAAGGCGTCGAGATCCAGATCAGCGACGCGGGTAACGGAAAGGCCGGCAAGATCATGCTCGGCAAGCCGCAGAACCTCGCGGATGCGCAGGTCGCGACCGTCGCGAACAACGCCGCGACCCTGACCTATACGGCGTCGTACGTGTCGACGGCCGCGCCGGATGCGATCAAGACCGGTTCGGGCAACTCGTTCATCCGCTATATGCTCGCTTACCACTGA
- a CDS encoding SpoVR family protein, producing the protein MTTRHLHNESRGYEPRPSVDDTAGPAASQQRAQAEPPPPAADLPGSGQKEARMNVAERKPLPCPSDWTFELLEEYDTHISQVAEQYELDIYPIQLELISAEQMMDAYASVGMPVNYRHWSFGKHFLSTEKSYRRGQMGLAYEIVINSNPCIAYLMEENTMTMQALVIAHAAYGHNSFFKGNYLFRLWTDAHAIIDYLVYAKNYVAECEERYGLDRVEELLDSCHALMNYGVDRYKRPQKPSLSKEAALRREREAYLQSQVNELWRTLPGKKPELMEEQEGRYPPEPQENLLYFAEKNAPLLEPWEREVIRIVRKIGQYFYPQRQTQVMNEGWATFWHYTLLNTLYNQGKLEDGFMMEFLHSHSNVVYQPPVTKPYYSGINPYALGFSMMSDIRRICEAPTEEDYKWFPEIAGTPWLPAMHYAMRNFKDESFIAQYLSPNLIREMRLFSVLDDDMRDSLEVSAIHDDYGYQYVRQALSRQYDIHHREPNIQVWAVNTRGDRSLTLRHFMTDNRHLSNDSDEVLKHMARLWQFDVYLESVDEAGTVRKRYECRYVPPEVRV; encoded by the coding sequence ATGACGACCCGCCATCTGCACAACGAGTCGCGCGGCTACGAGCCGCGCCCTTCCGTCGACGACACGGCCGGCCCTGCCGCATCGCAGCAACGCGCGCAGGCCGAACCGCCGCCGCCGGCCGCCGACTTGCCCGGCTCCGGGCAAAAGGAAGCGCGTATGAACGTTGCCGAACGCAAGCCGCTGCCGTGCCCGTCCGACTGGACGTTCGAACTGCTCGAGGAATACGACACGCACATCTCGCAGGTCGCCGAACAATACGAGCTCGACATCTACCCGATCCAGCTCGAACTGATCAGCGCCGAACAGATGATGGATGCATACGCGTCGGTCGGGATGCCCGTCAACTACCGCCACTGGTCGTTCGGCAAGCACTTCCTCTCGACCGAGAAGAGCTACCGCCGCGGCCAGATGGGCCTCGCGTACGAAATCGTCATCAATTCGAATCCGTGCATCGCGTATCTGATGGAAGAGAACACGATGACGATGCAGGCGCTCGTCATCGCGCACGCGGCGTACGGGCACAACTCGTTCTTCAAGGGCAACTACCTGTTCCGGCTGTGGACCGACGCGCACGCGATCATCGACTATCTCGTGTACGCGAAGAACTACGTCGCGGAATGCGAGGAGCGCTACGGCCTCGACCGCGTCGAGGAGCTGCTCGATTCGTGCCATGCGCTGATGAACTACGGCGTCGACCGCTACAAGCGGCCGCAGAAGCCGTCGCTGTCGAAGGAAGCGGCGCTGCGGCGCGAGCGCGAGGCGTACCTGCAGTCGCAGGTGAATGAACTGTGGCGCACGCTGCCGGGCAAGAAACCCGAGCTGATGGAGGAGCAGGAAGGCCGCTATCCGCCCGAGCCGCAGGAGAACCTGCTGTATTTCGCCGAGAAGAACGCGCCGCTGCTCGAACCGTGGGAGCGGGAAGTGATCCGCATCGTGCGCAAGATCGGCCAGTATTTCTACCCGCAGCGGCAGACGCAGGTGATGAACGAAGGCTGGGCGACGTTCTGGCACTACACGCTGCTGAACACGCTGTACAACCAGGGCAAGCTGGAAGACGGCTTCATGATGGAGTTCCTGCATTCGCACAGCAACGTGGTCTACCAGCCGCCCGTCACGAAGCCGTACTACAGCGGGATCAATCCGTATGCGCTCGGTTTCTCGATGATGAGCGACATCCGGCGGATCTGCGAAGCGCCGACGGAAGAGGACTACAAGTGGTTTCCGGAGATCGCGGGCACCCCGTGGCTGCCGGCGATGCACTACGCGATGCGCAACTTCAAGGACGAGAGCTTCATCGCGCAGTACCTGTCGCCGAACCTGATCCGCGAGATGCGGCTGTTCTCGGTGCTCGACGACGACATGCGCGATTCGCTCGAGGTGTCGGCGATCCACGACGACTACGGTTACCAGTACGTGCGGCAGGCGTTGTCGCGGCAGTACGACATCCATCACCGCGAGCCGAACATCCAGGTGTGGGCGGTGAACACACGCGGCGATCGCAGCCTCACGCTGCGCCACTTCATGACCGACAACCGCCACCTGTCGAACGACAGCGACGAGGTGCTCAAGCACATGGCGCGGCTCTGGCAGTTCGACGTGTACCTGGAAAGCGTCGACGAGGCCGGCACCGTGCGCAAGCGCTACGAGTGCCGCTACGTGCCGCCGGAGGTGCGCGTTTGA
- a CDS encoding fimbria/pilus outer membrane usher protein: MFASVAMTSGTNAVADTIDPVAREDARRAPASASPVAPAAGETHFDDSMLMHGPDSEPIDTTPFGRPNAVAPGVHRADLIVNGQWRGVEDITFRHDARGDVLPCYDRLLLQRAGVDLDRSARGQDASQPPNPMPDGPICDAPSRYVPGAALSFDAAEQKLYLTVPQFYMRLASRSTYVDPANWTNGVPAAWLNYNASVFTTRSGGYEFSQLYTGLSMAASAGRFRIRHNGNLTWSQRGGARYQRGYVYAQTDLPDWRAQLLAGESSTSGALFDSVSFRGVQLASDDRMLPDEQRYYAPVVRGVAQSNAKVSIYQRGYLVHETTVAPGPFAIDNLQAMSYGGDLNVTVTEANGETRSFVVPFATTVQLLRPGSTRFSAMAGQAIELGGDIGTQYVGQFTVQRGVSNAVTAYGGAAFANRYQSMLMGVALNTSIGGFAADVTIARTQPPGSERLTGSSIRVSYSKNLPNSGTNFSLLAYRYSTKGYLGLRDALLLNGQSDQGAGAASFSRLRNRVDLNVSQQIGRSGNLYANGSALSYWAGGGQSLSFTLGYSTQWRDATVTASVQRVRNLSAREPSFGGGAGSTLASLNVSIPLGRNARRAPIFSTLVTHDSSTGTSATASLAGSFGERNDGSYSLSSSYDGNNRASSGSFGVGYQRPAVSLSANLGIGRDYQQASASATGGLVLHPGGLTPAPTLSETIGVVHVPNARGALVANTSARVDRFGYAIVPSLIPYQLNKIDIDPKDVPEDVELKTVSHSVAPRSGSIVMLSYDTLKARALLIDAQTDDGRPLPFAARALDARTGEALGVVGQGSRLFVRSAAHDGRIRVEWGTRADQQCVIDYAVPAAQRSGSGYVTLEGICRAATVMPRAAVPSAGRIEAR, translated from the coding sequence GTGTTCGCGTCGGTCGCGATGACGTCGGGCACGAACGCCGTCGCGGATACGATCGACCCGGTCGCGCGGGAAGACGCGCGCCGCGCGCCCGCAAGCGCGTCGCCGGTTGCGCCGGCGGCCGGCGAGACGCACTTCGACGATTCGATGCTGATGCATGGCCCGGACAGCGAACCGATCGATACGACGCCGTTCGGGCGTCCGAATGCCGTCGCGCCGGGCGTGCATCGTGCGGACCTGATCGTCAACGGGCAGTGGCGCGGCGTGGAAGACATCACGTTCCGTCACGACGCGCGTGGCGACGTGCTGCCTTGCTACGACCGGCTGCTGCTGCAGCGGGCCGGCGTCGACCTCGACCGAAGCGCGCGGGGCCAGGACGCCAGCCAGCCGCCGAATCCAATGCCCGACGGGCCGATCTGCGATGCGCCGTCCCGGTACGTGCCCGGCGCCGCGCTGTCGTTCGATGCGGCCGAACAGAAACTGTATCTGACGGTGCCTCAGTTCTACATGCGGCTCGCCAGCCGGAGTACCTACGTCGATCCGGCGAACTGGACGAACGGCGTGCCGGCCGCGTGGCTGAACTACAACGCGAGCGTGTTCACGACGCGTTCCGGCGGCTACGAATTCTCGCAGCTCTACACGGGCCTCTCGATGGCCGCGAGCGCCGGGCGGTTCCGGATTCGCCACAACGGCAACCTCACCTGGTCGCAGCGTGGCGGCGCCCGCTATCAACGCGGCTACGTCTACGCGCAAACCGATCTGCCCGACTGGCGCGCTCAGCTGCTGGCCGGCGAAAGCTCGACCAGCGGCGCGCTGTTCGACTCCGTGTCGTTTCGCGGCGTGCAACTCGCCAGCGACGACCGGATGCTGCCCGACGAGCAGCGCTACTACGCGCCGGTCGTGCGCGGCGTCGCGCAATCGAATGCCAAGGTATCGATCTACCAGCGCGGCTATCTCGTTCACGAGACGACCGTCGCGCCGGGACCGTTCGCGATCGACAACCTGCAGGCGATGAGCTACGGCGGCGACCTGAACGTGACGGTGACCGAGGCCAACGGCGAAACGCGCAGCTTCGTGGTTCCGTTCGCGACGACAGTCCAGCTGCTGCGTCCCGGCAGCACACGGTTCAGCGCGATGGCGGGGCAGGCGATCGAACTCGGCGGCGACATCGGCACGCAGTACGTCGGCCAGTTCACCGTGCAGCGTGGCGTCAGCAATGCGGTGACGGCCTACGGCGGCGCCGCGTTCGCGAACCGCTACCAGTCGATGCTGATGGGCGTCGCGCTCAATACCTCGATCGGCGGCTTCGCGGCGGACGTCACGATCGCACGGACCCAGCCGCCAGGCAGCGAGCGCCTGACCGGCTCGAGTATCCGCGTGTCGTACAGCAAGAACCTGCCGAACAGCGGCACGAACTTTTCGCTGCTCGCGTATCGCTACTCGACGAAAGGCTATCTCGGCCTGCGCGACGCGTTGCTGCTGAACGGCCAAAGCGACCAGGGCGCGGGCGCCGCGTCGTTTTCGCGGCTGCGCAATCGGGTCGATCTCAACGTGAGTCAGCAGATCGGGCGGTCGGGCAACCTCTATGCGAACGGATCGGCGCTCAGCTACTGGGCGGGCGGCGGACAGTCGCTCAGCTTCACGCTCGGCTACAGCACGCAGTGGCGCGACGCCACGGTGACCGCGTCGGTGCAGCGCGTGCGCAACCTGTCCGCGCGGGAGCCGTCGTTCGGCGGCGGGGCGGGCAGCACGCTCGCGAGCCTGAACGTATCGATTCCGCTGGGGCGCAACGCGCGACGCGCACCGATCTTCAGCACGCTGGTGACGCATGACAGCAGCACCGGTACGAGCGCCACGGCGAGCCTGGCGGGCAGTTTCGGCGAGCGCAACGATGGATCGTACTCGTTGTCGTCGAGCTACGACGGCAACAACCGGGCGTCGTCGGGCAGTTTCGGCGTCGGCTATCAGCGGCCGGCCGTGTCGCTGTCGGCGAACCTCGGCATCGGGCGCGACTACCAGCAGGCGTCGGCGAGCGCAACGGGCGGCCTGGTGCTGCACCCGGGCGGCCTGACACCGGCACCCACGTTGAGCGAGACCATCGGTGTCGTGCACGTGCCGAACGCGCGCGGCGCACTGGTTGCGAACACGAGTGCACGCGTCGACCGCTTCGGTTACGCGATCGTGCCGAGCCTCATTCCGTATCAGCTCAACAAGATCGACATCGATCCGAAGGACGTCCCCGAGGACGTCGAACTGAAGACCGTGTCGCACAGCGTTGCTCCGCGCTCGGGTTCGATCGTCATGCTGTCTTACGACACGCTGAAGGCGCGGGCGCTGCTGATCGACGCGCAGACCGACGACGGTCGGCCGCTGCCGTTCGCCGCGCGCGCGCTCGACGCACGCACCGGTGAGGCGCTCGGCGTGGTCGGGCAGGGCAGCCGCCTGTTCGTGCGCAGTGCCGCACACGACGGCCGGATTCGCGTCGAATGGGGCACACGCGCGGATCAGCAGTGCGTGATCGATTACGCGGTGCCGGCCGCGCAGCGTTCGGGAAGCGGCTATGTGACGCTGGAGGGTATCTGCCGCGCGGCGACGGTGATGCCGAGGGCTGCCGTACCGTCGGCTGGCCGTATCGAGGCGCGCTAG